The Fusarium oxysporum f. sp. lycopersici 4287 chromosome 6, whole genome shotgun sequence DNA segment TAGCGCTGTATACTTTGGTGATATGAATGGCCTGGCTGATGTTGGCACTAGGTTAAAACCGGGCAATGTCAGGCTCATTATTGGCCGTCGACTACCCTAGACAAGCAGGTTCGTTATTTGAGCAACACTTCTTAGAAGATACATCGACCTGTTGCCTACAAGGCGAGGACTTTGCCATTTCATACGGTTAAAGATTCTAGAGTTTTACTTTCTTGAATATGAACTTGTCCTCTTTTACCGACCTTTTCCGGCGTGTTGTCTGGACATGGCGAGATCTCGGACAAGGGTTTCATTACAGTCTGAAACCCTCAAGGCAGTTATTGCTTTTCGAAGCACAATGTGGGCGAAAATTGCCGAGCAGAATTCTGCAGTTAGAACAATGTGTATTTAATCGGTTTTTTATTGGCGTTTTCTTTCCTATCCGTAGACAATACGACGAAATGGATGGTGGGACCGTGACGGTAAAAAATGCCCTTCCGTCTCGAAAGGGTTAAGCGCTGACTGTATGTGCCATGAAAGCAATGAAGAAACAAAATTAAAAAGGAAAGTGAGGTCGTAATCACAATGCATTGACGGCTTAAAATCGTCTATTTTCGCGTTAACTTAGTTTTTGGAACCCTGGAAATGAATGAGCAGATGAACGATGAGCAATGCATCAATCCCATAGATTGTAAGACTACTCCTACTTAATCTATCCCTCCTTACACTATAAATAGAAACGTCCTTCTGAGATTGTCATCTTGGATGACTCAttctatctcttcaccacCTAGAAGTTGCACAGCCCGGTGAGTAACGAAGATTTATTGCCACGGTATGCTTCCATTTCtattcttaataattaatcTTCTGGCACCAGTCAGGAGGTCTTGGTTCCTCAGTCTCCCACTGTATGTGGTTCCTATCCTTCGTGCCTTACATAATAATCATAGACCAGGTCGTGGAGCGTCATCCGCCAACTGCCCTCCTCCATACATCTATTTACATACCCAACAGGGACATAGGCTCTGCACTACTTGCTACACCCTGATTAGGATCCGAGAGGCTGTTCTCTAGGAAGCTGATGAGGCTTTCCATCCTATCATCCCAATGGACCTTTTCAGATTCCATGTGGAAACTTTAAATCTGTCTGGAAGGCGAAGGTTTAGCTACTTATTACTAGGGCCACGCCTTGATTCCAGGATATTACTCGAGAATGGTTTTAGGGCAAGTCTAATCTATTTTAGAAAATGTGGAGAGAGATAGGTAAAGGATTCATGCTCTGAGGATTGATGGGTCTATGTGGCTTACGAAATGGGATTTCTTCTAATTCTATACTGCATCCCCCCATCGTTCCCCTTGTACAGTACTTAATTTACGTCTATGAAATTTACCCTTGCCAATAGTTTAGTACATGCAACTTTCAAGCTGTACtctgagaaggaagatgcggttatattacttttttcTCCTTGTAATTGAGTACAGTATTTGCCAAAGTAGGGCCCTTCAGTCGTAATAACCTATGCGTTTATTAAAAGCTCGAATCTGAGGATCGGCGGCTATGAATCCTTTGAATACAGGACTGCATCTCGTCGTCCTCTTTCTGTAATGCACTGGTTGGTGGAGGTTGAACTGAGGTTACCTGAGTGAAGGCTGCAAGCCGAACTTTCGACCTTGGTTGTATGATTGCCTTGTAATGTGTAATCGTTGAAGATCCTTAGGTTGGTCTAGACTGGATAATAGATAGACGGCGATAGGTACAGCGATATCAACTCTCCCTCCAAGATTTCAATCTGGTTATGCCATAGAACATCCAGCCCGATCCAAACCTAGCGCTTTGTTTTTCAGTATGTCGTAAAAACGCGGCCTTAGGTGACCTCCAGTTCCTCGCAAATAATCTGGATACCACTCCTTTGGCTTACCTGTATCCTCTATTTTTAAAATCGATACTATCAGTATTGCCGATCCAATCAAATATTTCTTTCATGACTTGGTCTTAACACCTGAGTTACCAAGTGGCGGCCGACTTTGTCCTGCAGCCTCTGTATCACTCTACCATTGAGTTGGGTGGTGAGGATGCAGCGACCGCCCAGTCTGCCATTTCAATGCTACAAAACATGCGAGACACGACGGACCTGCAAGGATCTCTGACAGACATAGGCATTCAGAAAGTCCTAAAATCCCTGTTCTTGCACAGTCTATCCTCACACAAATTTATCTCGAATTTTCCAGCTAGCAGCTGTTTGTCTAGACTATGTCACCCCTTTACGTCGCCGCACAGATTGCAGGGTTGCTTATTCGTAAATGAGCAAACCCATTCTGCTTCAACAGCTTGCTAAGCATGCTGCCATGATATACGTGATTGAAATATTTAAATGTTTGATCGTCAGAAGCAGCATTATAGAATATCAGCCCGTGGCCAGCAAGAAGTTATTCACGTCCTCCTATCTCGGCTTACTCTGTTCTATTAACGGATACGTATATACAACGAACAAGTTGCGATATATAACACACACATCACTGCCTTGTCAGAGCCCTGGAACGAAACATCTATATTAGTGTTCACTCACTACGCTACGGATCGCTACCGGTAAGTGATAATATAAAAGCCATGTAACTACAAGTGAACTTATCTAACATTATATAAGTTCCTCAAAGAGTGAGAAATCATTCAGAATCACTTTTTCTCTCTTACCCTACGGAACAAGAAGTAGCTCATCCTGGTAGTTAAAAAGTCGCACAAGACCAATGGACAGCCGTCTCTTAGGGAGCTACACAGGCCTTGCGCCATATAAGTGCTTGGTTCTCATGGGTTACCGTAAGGTACGAGAAAGATTGAATCAATTGCAGCGCATATAAGCAGCCACGGTACGATATCTACTTGTAAACGTTGCATTCTATACAGAAAGGATCGAAATCGGCTTTCCATCCGCGCACGGATCATAACAGGGACTGTACCTAGTAGTGGACTGTGGACCTGTCATTGGTCCATTGTATCGTGTCCCACCCAAACGACCGAGATAGGCTCGCATTCAATAACAGCATGATCTTCCTGTAAGCCAGTCGGGTGTTGTGTCGTGCCACTCAAATCCTTTTATGTGGAGACCTTGTACCTTGAAAAGAATCATAGCATGATGCGAAGAGTGAAAAGTGTAGTAACTGGTATGATGTAGCTGCTCCCATAACAATATATCCGGTACATAACAAAAAGATTTGGTAGACGCAGCAAGCACTTTTGAATATTAGCTGGTTGAACCATTCAAAATTTTATAGCAACCTTGAAGTGTCCTTTGTAACCATAATTGACCTGGGTGGGTTAGAGACGGTATAACCTTCTTCCTTGCGACCACACGTTCTAATAGTTCTACTACTTCTATGGCCTTCCCGTTGGCTTTGTAAACTCACACGACTGCAAGGACCTATTGCTCCATGTGCGGCTTGAACACGCCGATGCGGTTGATTCTGGTTCGGTCCTGGCTTGGCCGGTTACACACAGGAGCCGTCGGGGCTGTAACATACAATGAAAAGGTATGGACAGTTGGCGCTTACCAAGAACAACCTATGAAAAGGACAGCAGCGCAAGagataaaggaagaagaaaatccCTTTTTATTCATCTTGCATTTCCACTTACTTTCAAATTCTGGCCTTCCTACCTAACATTATCATCAGGTACACCAGCAAATGGCATTCGGCCTCCGAATCCGAGTTCCGCCCCTGCAGACGCCTGAGGCGCacaaaaagaaacaaaggGAACCCATCAGCGACACCGCATCCAAAGCCGCATAACCGGTTCTTCTCTCGCTCGATCAGATGCCGAAATGGTTTCAACATGAATCCAACGAGGGGATTCTATACGGCTATAGAGACATCTCAGGTCCGTTTCAAGCTTCGATGTGCAGTTTGCTATATATCCACAACGAGTCGGTCAACATCTATACCCACCTCATCCCGGCCGTTTTCTCCTTTCTCGGCCAGCAGTACCTTGCCAGCAGATACTCCGGGGTTACTGGCGTCGATTTCACTCCTTTTTCCATCTTCATGTCGACAGCCGTCACGTGCCTGTCATTGTCAGCGATATATCACACCTTAATGAACCATTCCAAACGCGTGGAACATTTATGCCGAGATGAGTCGAGTTCATCTCCTATCAGAAACAGAACGCAATATCCAAACTTATCGATGTCGAAGGAGCATCTCAATGATCGATGTATTTGATATATATCTAGATAATGGACTTGTGTATCGACATTTCGATTGTGCGATTGGCAGCTTTATTTCCCCTTTTATTCAGCAAATGACCGGATCGGATTGGTGCAGCTTCAAACTCCTCAAGCACGCTCAAGCCTTGGAATACCTTCTCGTCCGCACCTGGCTTCAATCGGATGGAGAGACTCAATTAGGTGATTGCGAGTCAGTCTGAATGCCCCGAACACATGACTTTAGGGCAGCGCAAAGCCTTGCAAGCCACGACGCTCCGTTTTAGCTAGTCCCGTCCCATGCTGATAATGCCGAACGCTATggattaatatttaatagtaCTTTGACTGTTGGAATAGGGTGTGAATCTTGTATAAGATCTGTTCGATTTAACCGAGTGTTTTATATTGTTCGTTGCGTAGTAGCTGTTGGAGGTGCTTAAGAAGCTTGGCAAACGTATCGGGACATAGGCCATCCAGATTGTTTACAAAGAAGTCATTAGCCATTGAGGAGTTTCTCGTGATTGTGTGAGTTCCTCGGCAATACTCCATGTTAAGCATGGAAAATCTAATACACTGTTTGCCTTGTACCGTATGGAAAGTTGTTTTTGGACCCAGCTGTATAAGATTCTTGAGCGAAATTGTAACCTAGAGAAATAGATCCTGTGAAGTCATTAGTCGCATGAACGGGGGAGCTGCTGATTAGTCTctggaagaagatatccTGCCCCTGTAACAAGAAGAGATCGAAATCCGCTTAAAGTCTTGCTCTAGGGATTATTATACCTAGGCATCGACTGTAAGGATCAGATGTAATCTTACGCAAAGTGTTAAGCCACTCTTGACCATCTTAAAAGACCAAACTCCTCGACTCGTGAACAGAGCCGGTGCCGTTGCTTGAGTTTTATCTTATGTCCAAGACATCAATGTGCCCTCGAGATTTAATCAAATGTGATTGAGTCCAGTGTGGAACCCTAAACGGAATCCTGTAGTCCAaacctcaacctcttcttGTGTACCCGCTAAAATAGCAAACAGCTAGAATATTACAGGTCTCTGAACCTGCAATCGATTGTACTCAATGCTATTTCCTTAGAGACACTTGAGTTGCAAAGTGGGAGCCAGTGTTCAAATATAGTTTTCTACTTTCGCGTGAGAAGCTAATAAATGCGCTATAGTTGGCATGGCAAAGCCTTGAAAATTAGAAAAGTAAACCTAGTTGATCATTGATCTGACCTGCCAGACGTTTGATCACATTTCCACGGCATGTATTCTAGGTATCATTGATAGAGATTTGCATAAATAAAGGCCAGGGTGAAGAAATAGGTATCATTTGAGACTTATATATAGtgatttatttatataaagcGCATAGGAACCTATTTCAGAACACATATGTGGCTATAAATTGAGCTCGTGTGCCATGCTGGATACTGACCTTGCCCGCACTGTCGGATTCAGTTTGATCATTCATATCAATATGGCAAAGTCCAAACTCATCAGAGCGAAAAAGGGAAACAACCACAGCGATGAAACTCAAGACGGTTCTCCGAATATCGGTACCGGGCGCTATGTGCTTAGAGAACGACATCGTCGAGTGACATTCGATACTGAACCACCAAAAACTTACCCATGCACCCCGCAAGTTACCAAGAATAAACTTCAACGACTGGAAAAGGTCGAGACCAAGGCTAAAGCTCAGGCTCTAACTGGAAACCGCGTTATGGGAGAATCCCCCGAAACAGCTGTCATAGAGCTGAGGAATCTCATCTACAACCAACAATACTTCCAACAGGTCATGTCTTCCCTcaactataattataagaaaaagCCTCTGAGCGAACTCAGCAAGCGAGATATTAGTAATGGTTTCCAAAAGCTTAAGGACATTGCCCGTTTGATTTATAAGCTCGACCCATGTGATGAACAGCTGATTTCTCTAACCCGGCTCAGAGAGAACCATTCCAATGGATATTACTTGTCTATTCCTCACGCATTTGTCAGAAAGCCACGTCCTGTCATTGATAGTGAGGACCTTATCATAGAGGAGTTAAAGCTTCTTACTATCTTGTCGTATATGAAGGACATACCTGAGGATATGATAATCGGCCATGAAGCGATGGATTTTGATCACTATTTACAGCGGCTGGCCATTGAAGAGATGACTGTTCTAAGCAAGAGTGGCAAAGAGTTTGACCTCCTTAAGAAGTATGTTGATCAGTCGCATGGAATTAAATCTAGGAACTATAAAGTGAAGGATATCTTCCGCATTATGCGCCGAGACGAGGTCGACCGGTTTGAAAACTCCGAATTCTCCGATCGTCGTCTTCTCTGGCATGGTTCACCAGTGACTAACTATGGTGGTATTCTTAGTCAGGGCCTTCGAGTTGCACCTATCGAAGATCCAATGACAAATGAGCTGTTATGTAAAGGCATTTATCTCGCCGATATGGCTTCCATGTCGGCCAGTCACTGTCGATCCGATAGCACTGGTGGCGAggctttgcttcttctttgtgAAGTTGAGCTTGGAAAGTCTGTCCAGAAGCTCTTTAGTGCGAGCCTTAAAACTGGCGATGTTGCAAAAAAACAAGATAAATATAGTAGTACATTAGTCCGAGGTCGAACAGGTCCCACCAAATGGATCGATGCCGGAGTTGTTCATCAGAGTCTCGAAGGTATCTCAATGGTGAGGGTTTTCATTTTAACGACATAAATCTTTGTTTCAAATACTAACGCCCACCTAGCCCGATCCAAATTTCAAGCCTAGTGACACATCCTCTCCACACGCAATCTCAAACTACAACAAATACATTTGCTACGACGAAGCGCAAATCCGACTTCGCTATCTTGTTCGTATTCAGTTCTAGAGACATCTGCTTTGGTTGCTCCACAGAATTACCAGAAGCTTTACTCATGTTTCACACCTGTTCATACTTCTAAGATACAGAATTTGCATCTACTACAGGCCCTTTTGTTAGTAACTTGATAAGTTTCCAGGATATAAGTGTCTAGAGGCCCTTTAAAGTTGCTAGCTATTTCGCTGAGTATCATGTTTTGCTAGATTTGTGATAGTATATGCTTCGTACATAGGAAGGGAAAGGAGTCTTGCAGTATATGAAACCGGTGCTGTGAAAAGACAGGCTGATAAAAATACTATGTACGCCAACCCCGCTGAATGGTACTAGATATTCGTCCCAACTATCCATTGATTTTAGGTTTCATTGCCTGATCTGAGATTGATGAAAATGACACGTTGAGGAAACGGTCTCTCTTCTATATACTTCAGGTACCATGTACGATGACCTTGTTGTCACAGCTACCACCCTATGTTCAGAGACCAGTGGATCGAGGCAAAAACGCATAACACGACCAAAGGATGCGGCTGCGTGCAGTACTGTATGTGTTTATATGCTCTGGCTTCTGTGGCTTATCAATTAATCCGCTTGGCAACTTCAATAACACTCGGAGGGGGAAAACGAGAGTATGAGTTATATACCAGATCTGCGGGGAGGGAAGACAGAGAGGTACGTACCAATAGAGAAAACGAAGGGGCGTTTCAGGCACCTTTACCACGTTCAGGTCAGAGCAAAGCTTGTCATGCATCTTCTCTTCCGGAAGGAAACTGGCGGACTTTAGCCCAGGCAATGTTTGGTACACTAGCCGCTGTTAGGTATAGTCCGCTACAACTGAGGAAGTCAACTACGCGTGAACGATTGAAGGTCTTGGTCAGTACTCAGAGGATTTTTCTGAGCATGGAAGATTCTATGATGGCGCCAGCGGAGAGAGCGGCGCAGCCGACCGGCTCCCTGACACTTGGGTACAATATTTCAGGTCGGAACCGACTTTGAACCACTGAAGTCATTTTCTGCGATGCTGCAGTGCAAATGCTGTAGCTGACGGTTACGCAGCAGTGTAAGGTCACAAAGATTGAGCCTACTGGTTGGATAAGACTCCCTACAGCTTACATCGGCTCAACCATCATGTCCCAAGCGCGTTCGCGACAAGTCTTTTGCCCAGATTACAAAGACCTGGCCTCCTACACAACGCAACCCGATATGAAAGCACTAATATTCACCAAACACAGACTTGACTAAATCTATAGTCTAACATTACTATTCCATCTGAGATAACCATCACATTCAGTTTGATGATGTCAGAACGATGGctggtgaagaagttgatgtGCGAAAGTCAGCGCAGAGGGCGACTCCGCATTTTTGTCAATCTCAAGCTATCTGGACAAAGGTTGAACAAACCAAGCAGAAGGGTTTTGTGTTTCTGAATGGGACCTGTCTCGATCCTGCCCTCGTTATTACAGTTGCCAAATGGGGCCACGATGTTACAATCAACACTTGTCTTGCTAATGAGTCGAATTGATACAAGCGTGACCGCATGTCAACAAGACAAATAGTTTGATCCAAGCAATGGACAGCAGTGTAAAGATGCTAGAGGGGTACCTCAACAAGAATTGTTGCGACTATAGTGCGTTTTCATGGGCACTAAGGTCATTGCAGACATAGGCACATAAGATCTCGTTGGCCTGGAATCTTCCTTATTGCAACTTACACTGGCGGAAGTGTCTGCTGAAGAGGATCAAAACATCAGTTATTGTAGCAGGCCTCGCAGTATGCCCGCCGCCTCGGTGAGAGCAACTATGCTGTTACGCTGCAACACTGTACTGTGAGGTTATTCAGGCATACGTCTTAAATTAGTTGGGGTCATTCTATATATGATGCGTtatgccatccatccagTCGTGTGGGTAGATACTGGTTGCCAAGAGAAACTATCCATATACTTTTTCCCGTCGGAACAAGTGGTTAGATGTCAAAGATTAAGTGCCTGATTAACCAGCATCATCGGGCCTAGCTCTTCTCCTTTCAATGAACCCACCACTATGTCTAAGCACAACCGTGTACCCTTGAACTAATTGATCACAAGTTCTTATTCTTCCACCAAACATGAGAAACCTCATTGTTGTGCTGGGAAAACACTGTGTTCTTTTTCAGTTTTAAGCCCAAATCGTGAAAATGTTCGAGAAAATATGCTTTACTATATAGAAAATCACATCTGGCTTGCAGCCACATCCATGTTTATAACACAGTTGAAAGTCTCCTTAATCAGGTTTGCAGCCTGTATCGCTGCTTTTAACTACATCCATGTCAACTAACAGACACACTATTCGCTG contains these protein-coding regions:
- a CDS encoding poly [ADP-ribose] polymerase, with the protein product MAKSKLIRAKKGNNHSDETQDGSPNIGTGRYVLRERHRRVTFDTEPPKTYPCTPQVTKNKLQRLEKVETKAKAQALTGNRVMGESPETAVIELRNLIYNQQYFQQVMSSLNYNYKKKPLSELSKRDISNGFQKLKDIARLIYKLDPCDEQLISLTRLRENHSNGYYLSIPHAFVRKPRPVIDSEDLIIEELKLLTILSYMKDIPEDMIIGHEAMDFDHYLQRLAIEEMTVLSKSGKEFDLLKKYVDQSHGIKSRNYKVKDIFRIMRRDEVDRFENSEFSDRRLLWHGSPVTNYGGILSQGLRVAPIEDPMTNELLCKGIYLADMASMSASHCRSDSTGGEALLLLCEVELGKSVQKLFSASLKTGDVAKKQDKYSSTLVRGRTGPTKWIDAGVVHQSLEGISMPDPNFKPSDTSSPHAISNYNKYICYDEAQIRLRYLVRIQF